Proteins from a genomic interval of Colletotrichum higginsianum IMI 349063 chromosome 6, whole genome shotgun sequence:
- a CDS encoding 3-isopropylmalate dehydrogenase, with the protein MALEHDILVFEGDYAGPEVVREGIKVLREVERQNKGTKFNLKYRLIGGSSWDAEGVTISQSTLSEAASVSAVLLGAVGGPKWTSTAVPVESGLGKLRKAMDAFGNLRPINFVAPSLVEQSALKTERCAGTNMVIVRELTGGMYFGEKTEHDGSFNMAADTDLYTRAEIERAARLAGKLATATSPPQPVISLDKANALASCGRLWRGVVSQVMAAEFPHVPLQHMLIDTAAMVMASSPTRLNGVVLTSNMFGDIISDEGAAIIGSIGLLPSASLCGIPETLDGGGRVRGSAPDIAGQGVINPVGMILSVAMMLKYSLDMPLAAAAVEKAVGETLQSGVRTPDLGGSASTAEFGDAVVAALIG; encoded by the exons ATGGCCTTGGAACACGACATCCTTGTTTTTGAAGGCGACTATGCTGGTCCTGAG GTCGTTCGCGAGGGCATCAAG GTTCTACGCGAGGTTGAGCGCCAAAACAAGGGCACAAAGTTCAATCTAAAGTACCGTCTCATCGGCGGG AGTTCCTGGGACGCTGAGGGAGTGACGATCTCTCAAAGCACCCTTTCCGAAGCCGCCTCGGTTTCGGCTGTCCTGCTCGGAGCGGTGGGGGGACCG AAATGGACTTCCACTGCTGTGCCTGTAGAGTCAGGGCTCGGCAAACTGCGCAAGGCCATGGACGCCTTCGGCAACCTCCGTCCCATCAACTTCGTCGCGCCGTCGCTCGTGGAGCAGTCGGCCCTCAAGACGGAGCGGTGCGCGGGGACCAACATGGTGATTGTCCGGGAACTGACGGGGGGCATGTACTTTGGCGAAAAGACGGAGCACGACGGGTCGTTCAACATGGCCGCCGACACGGACCTGTACACGAGAGCCGAGATCGAGCGAGCGGCTCGGCTGGCGGGCAAGCTGGCCACGGCCACCAGCCCACCCCAGCCCGTCATCagcctcgacaaggccaacgcCCTGGCGTCGTGTGGCCGTCTCTGGAGGGGTGTGGTGAGCCAAGTCATGGCCGCCGAGTTCCCCCACGTCCCGTTGCAGCATATGCTGATCGACACAGCGGCCATGGTCATGGCGAGCAGCCCCACCCGGCTGAACGGCGTGGTGCTGACGAGTAACATGTTTGGCGACATAATCAGCGACGAAGGGGCGGCCATCATTGGCAGCATCGGGCTGCTCCCTAGCGCCAGCTTGTGTGGGATTCCCGAAACTCTGGACGGCGGAGGCAGGGTTCGTG GGTCCGCGCCGGATATTGCTGGGCAGGGGGTCATCAACCCGGTTGGCATGATCCTCTCGGTGGCCATGATGTTGAAGTACTCCCTGGACATGCCtctggctgccgccgccgtggaaAAGGCAGTGGGCGAGACCTTGCAAAGCGGCGTGCGGACCCCGGACCTCGGCGGGTCCGCCTCCACGGCCGAGTTTGGAGACGCCGTCGTGGCCGCGTTGATTGGGTGA
- a CDS encoding calcium/calmodulin-dependent protein kinase type 1B, protein MQKRCHVAGQSSYGGSSWLGAPSDASSGMNAEHGLESVQQAETQRTLMRLHGSGSGSGSDASMTYRGNLGDLGLGVAGVDMPGQTHANTLPESRNDTIEVRVNEPRRGRESHLQLEDTEPFNPVSPSDFFQFSPSSGSDKFDPMLGFNTESPGLPSTYQSINTPSTSQWATPPAGLRESRRQSNHASPEALDKTDVPGPAAEGDGNSMPGSRLERRSSKAGGHAEPAAAGRRPPQVDDDEWSTPLLAAAGRGHVQIVKLLVKSGADLESKSKSGKSCLFWAVEMRQMDTVKCCLDLGADLGAVRDESGLGLFHRAVLDDDVPLLEVLLECCARLGEKGREWVHMTDRHNRTPLYLAAEMGKAEIAELFVKAGADVNRR, encoded by the exons ATGCAGAAACGGTGTCATGTGGCTGGGCAGAGCAGCTACGGCGGCTCTTCCTGGCTGGGCGCTCCGTCGGATGCGTCGTCGGGCATGAATGCCGAACACGGGCTGGAGAGCGTTCAACAAGCAGAAACACAACGGACCTTGATGCGGCTTCACGGCTCCGGCTCAGGCTCAGGCTCAGATGCTAGCATGACTTATCGCGGCAACCTGGGAGACTTGGGTTTGGGAGTTGCCGGTGTAGACATGCCGGGGCAGACACATGCCAACACGCTACCGGAGTCGAGGAACGACACCATCGAAGTGAGGGTGAACGAACCCCGACGAGGTAGAGAGTCACACCTGCAGCTGGAAGACACGGAGCCG TTCAACCCCGTCTCACCGTCCGACTTCTTCCAATTCTCTCCGTCCTCCGGCTCGGACAAGTTCGATCCGATGCTCGGCTTCAACACCGAGTCTCCCGGCCTGCCCAGCACGTATCAGAGCATCAACACGCCCTCGACGTCACAGTGGGCGACGCCACCCGCCGGGCTTCGAGAGAGCAGAAGACAATCCAACCACGCTTCTCCAGAGGCCCTCGATAAGACGGATGTACctgggccagcagcagaaggGGACGGGAATTCCATGCCCGGCTCACGATTGGAAAGGCGCTCTTCTAAAGCTGGTGGCCATGCTGAGCCCGCCGCTGCAGGACGGCGCCCGCCACAGGTAGATGACGACGAgtggtcgacgccgctcCTGGCAGCCGCCGGACGCGGCCACGTTCAGATTGTCAAGCTCCTCGTCAAGAGCGGTGCGGATCTCGAGTCCAAGAGCAAGTCGGGCAAGTCGTGCCTCTTCTGGGCCGTTGAGATGAGGCAGATGGACACTGTGAAGTGCTGTCTGGACCTCGGGGCCGACCTCGGGGCGGTGCGGGACGAGTCCGGGCTGGGCTTGTTCCACAGGGCGGTCCTGGATGACGACGTTCCTCTCCTCGAGGTGTTGCTCGAGTGTTGTGCCAGGCTGGGTGAAAAGGGGCGGGAATGGGTTCACATGACGGATCGTCACAACCGCACGCCGTTGTACTTGGCTGCGGAGATGGGAAAGGCGGAGATTGCGGAGCTCTTTGTCAAAGCAGGGGCGGATGTGAATCGGAGATGA
- a CDS encoding Sterigmatocystin 8-O-methyltransferase, producing the protein MASSSDSRLVTLARSIVEHATAVDAYLQQNGLLSKLTESAAADINSPPWMPMPDAAAEDSRQKTMAACQELRGLLGGPVLPLLVDWTKPVILRVIIQLRLAELVPLQPANGAVGTPFADIAALTRPPLSEGSVRRILRHAATHGIFCEPSEGLVAHTATSALLARQPPLRDLVTYGMLEMLPAGMRLADALQRFPGSQDPNDTGSALANLERELVSLDSHPPANNNNNNSDRDAAVALSDRKSLWQVHSEEPEVARRFHAVMMHEFSDVGALLDEFLGGQIGIEGKKIVDVGGGRGALAVQVASKSPTTRFIVQDSEDNAREGQKSLPAELQGRVQFMAHDFFSLQPVKDADIYFFRWILHDWSDEHAVKIIRSLVPALRPGARVILNELVVPRPGTESPEVIKSAL; encoded by the exons ATGGCATCATCCTCCGATTCACGCCTCGTCACGCTCGCCCGCAGCATCGTGGAGCACGCAACCGCCGTGGACGCGTATCTGCAGCAGAATGGGCTCCTCTCGAAACTCACCGAgagtgccgccgccgacatcaacAGCCCTCCCTGGATGCCCATGCcggacgcggcggccgaggactcGCGGCAGAAGACCATGGCCGCTTGCCAGGAGCTGCGCGGGCTCCTCGGGGGGCCGGTGCTGCCACTCCTCGTCGACTGGACGAAGCCCGTGATTCTGCGTGTCATTATACAGCTGCGGCTGGCAGAGCTGGTCCCGCTGCAACCTGCTAACGGCGCCGTGGGAACACCGTtcgccgacatcgccgccttGACGCGTCCACCGCTCAGCGAGGGCTCCGTCCGCCGGATCCTCCGTCATGCCGCGACGCACGGCATATTCTGCGAGCCTTCCGAGGGGCTCGTGGCCCACACGGCCACCTCGGCGCTGCTCGCCCGCCAGCCCCCCCTCAGGGATCTCGTTACTTACGGCATGCTGGAGATGCTGCCCGCGGGCATGCGGCTGGCCGATGCTCTGCAACGGTTCCCGGGCAGCCAGGACCCCAACGACACGGGATCCGCCCTGGCAAACCTTGAGCGGGAGCTCGTGTCTCTGGATTCCCATCCCCCCGccaacaacaataacaacaacagcgACAGGGATGCCGCGGTGGCGCTTTCGGACCGGAAGAGCCTGTGGCAGGTCCACTCGGAAGAACCCGAGGTCGCACGGCGCTTCCACGCAGTCATGATGCACGAGTTCTCTGACGTGGGCGCCCTGTTGGACGagttcctcggcggccagatCGGGATCGAAGGGAAAAAgatcgtcgacgtcggcggtggacgaggagcgcTGGCGGTCCAGGTGGCCAGCAAGAGTCCCACCACCCGCTTCATCGTGCAGGACTCGGAAGACAATGCCAGAGAAGGGCAGAAGAGTCTCCCGGCCGAGCTTCAGGGGAGGGTGCAGTTCATGGCCCA cgacttcttctccctgCAGCCGGTCAAGGACGCCGACATCTACTTCTTCCGCTGGATCCTTCACGACTGGAGCGACGAGCACGCCGTCAAGATCATACGCAGCCTCGTCCCGGCGTTGCGTCCCGGTGCGAGGGTGATCCTGAACGAGCTGGTGGTACCTAGACCGGGAACTGAGTCGCCCGAAGTCATCAAATCAGCGCTGTAA